The Pseudomonadota bacterium DNA window GTGTTCCGGATCGTGATCGTCCGCGACATGTGGCTCACCGGCTTCGACGCGCCAAGCCTCCACACCATGTACGTCGACAAACCGATGCGCGGCCACGGGCTCATGCAGGCGATCGCCCGCGTGAACCGCGTCTTCAAGGACAAGCCGGGCGGGCTCGTGGTCGACTACCTCGGCCTCGCCGACGAGCTGAAGAAGGCGCTCGCGACATACACCGAGAGCGGCGGCAAGGGCGACACCGCGATCGACCAGGCCGACGCCGTGGCGATCATGCTGGAGAAACACGAGGTGTGCTGCGGGATCTTCCACGGGTTTGACCGCTCGAAGTGGCTGACCGGCACGCCGCAAGAGCGGGTGACGCTTCTCCCGAACGCGCAGGAGCACGTGCTCGCGCAGGAGGACGGCAAGGCGCGGTTCATCCAGGCGGTGAACGAGCTGTCCAAGGGGTTCGCGCTCGCCGTGCCGCACGAGGAGGCGATTCGGATTCGCGACGACGTGGGGTTCTTCCAGGCCGTCCGGTCGGTGCTCGCCAAGAGCGAGTCGTTCGAGAAGAGGACCGACGAGGAGCTGGAGCACGCGATCCGCCAGATCGTGTCGAAGGCGGTCGCGGCCGATCAGGTGATCGACATCTTCGCGGCGGCGGGGCTGAAGAAGCCCGACATCTCGATCCTCTCCGACGAGTTCCTCGCCGAAGTGCGCGGGATGCCGCACAAGAACCTCGCGGTCGAGCTGCTCCGCAAGCTGCTTGCGGGCGAGATCAAGACGCGCTCGAAGCGCAACGTCGTCCAGGCGCGGTCGTTCGCCGAGCTGCTCGACAAGGCGGTGCGGAAGTACCAGAACCGCGCGGTCGAGACGGCCCAGGTGATCGAGGAGCTGATCCGACTCGCCAAGGAGATGCGCGAAGCCTCGGCGCGCGGCGAGAAGCTGAAGCTCACCGACGACGAGGTCGCGTTCTACGACGCGCTCGAAACGAACGACAGCGCCGTGAAGGTGCTCGGCGACGAGACGCTCCGCACCATCGCGCGGGAGCTGGTCACCACGGTGCGGGCGAACGTCTCGATCGACTGGACCGTCCGCGAGAACGTCCGCGCCCAGCTCCGCGTGCTCGTGAAACGCATCCTCCGCAAATACGGCTACCCGCCCGACAAGCAGGAGAAGGCGACGATCACCGTGCTGGAGCAGGCCGAGGTGCTGTCGGCGGGGTGGGCGGCGTAGTGGCGGTGATGCCGGACTACGAAGAGCGTCGCGCTGCGCTGCGGGGGTTTGGATGGAAAAATCTACATTAATTCAAACAATTACGGAGACCTCACACAAAGTACATTTCTTTGGTTAGCGGTAATCGAAGCGTAGTGCATTGACGCATTCGAGAAATTAATGGTGAACGCTGCCACTGGCATGTCTCCCAATGCGGTCGAGGACCAAATTTCCGGACAGGTTCCGCCGAGCGCAGTATCCCAGTAGCATCCACTATCGCCCGGTCCAGATCCGCTTGTGCATCCTTCGCAGCCAGTGATATCACTCTCATCGCTGCCGACGGTGACCGAGCAGGAACCACCAGTGGTCGTCGCTGCACAACCTACGATGAGCGACCGTAGCTGATCAATGTCTGGCACGACCCAGTCTCCTTCCAATACTAAGCCAGCGCATTTAGTTTCAGCGTCCTCTTCACTAACTTGGGGCGATATTTCCGAAATGTACCAGCACAGCCCCGATGACGTGTCCGAGTAAACGTCGGCCCCCGTACACTCGTCTGCATCCGTATCC harbors:
- a CDS encoding DUF3387 domain-containing protein; the protein is VFRIVIVRDMWLTGFDAPSLHTMYVDKPMRGHGLMQAIARVNRVFKDKPGGLVVDYLGLADELKKALATYTESGGKGDTAIDQADAVAIMLEKHEVCCGIFHGFDRSKWLTGTPQERVTLLPNAQEHVLAQEDGKARFIQAVNELSKGFALAVPHEEAIRIRDDVGFFQAVRSVLAKSESFEKRTDEELEHAIRQIVSKAVAADQVIDIFAAAGLKKPDISILSDEFLAEVRGMPHKNLAVELLRKLLAGEIKTRSKRNVVQARSFAELLDKAVRKYQNRAVETAQVIEELIRLAKEMREASARGEKLKLTDDEVAFYDALETNDSAVKVLGDETLRTIARELVTTVRANVSIDWTVRENVRAQLRVLVKRILRKYGYPPDKQEKATITVLEQAEVLSAGWAA